CGCATCGTCTGGACTGAGATCCTCGCTGGCGAAAAGGCTCAAAAGCAGACCGGGGAGTGGCTCCCTGAGGCGACCATCACGGCCATCCGGGATCACATCGTGGCCATCAAGGGGCCCCTCACCACCCCAGTCGGGGGCGGCATCCGGAGCCTCAACGTCGCGCTGCGGCAGATCCTCGACCTCTTCGCCTGCGTCCGACCGGTCCGCTACTTTCGGGGCAGTCCGAGCCCGGTGAGGCATCCGGAGAAGATGGACGTGGTCATCTTCAGGGAGAATACCGAGGATGTCTACGCCGGGATCGAGTGGGCCCAGGGCTCACCGGGGGCGAAGAAGGTCATTGAGTTTCTCACCAAAGAGATGAAGGCCAAAATCCGGCCCGACTCCGGCGTCGGGATCAAACCGATCAGCGTGACGGGCACCAAACAGCTCGTCCGGATGGCGATTCAATACGCCCTTGCTCGAAAGCGAAAAAGCGTCACCCTCGTCCACAAGGGCAACATCATGAAGTATACCGAGGGGGCTTTCCGGGACTGGGGGTACGAGCTGGCCCGGGAGGAATTCGCCAACGTGACCGTTTTCGAAGACGACCTCTGGGCCAAATACAAGGGCCGGGCCCCGGAGGGGGTGGTGGTGGTCAAGGATCGAATCGCCGACAGCATGTTCCAGCAGATCCTTACCCGGACCGATGAGTATGACATCCTCGCTACCCCCAACCTCAACGGAGACTACCTCTCCGATGCCTGCGC
The window above is part of the Candidatus Methylomirabilota bacterium genome. Proteins encoded here:
- the icd gene encoding isocitrate dehydrogenase (NADP(+)) — translated: MAKGNGTRIQFKDGQLVVPDDPIIPFIEGDGIGPDIWAASVRVIDAAVEKAFGGQKRIVWTEILAGEKAQKQTGEWLPEATITAIRDHIVAIKGPLTTPVGGGIRSLNVALRQILDLFACVRPVRYFRGSPSPVRHPEKMDVVIFRENTEDVYAGIEWAQGSPGAKKVIEFLTKEMKAKIRPDSGVGIKPISVTGTKQLVRMAIQYALARKRKSVTLVHKGNIMKYTEGAFRDWGYELAREEFANVTVFEDDLWAKYKGRAPEGVVVVKDRIADSMFQQILTRTDEYDILATPNLNGDYLSDACAAQVGGLGIAPGANIGIPTALFEATHGTAPKYAGQDKVNPGAVILAGAMMLEHLGWHPAADRIYRGMEQTIQQKRVTYDFARLMEGATEVKCSQYGDAIIENMG